The following are from one region of the Nocardioides marmotae genome:
- a CDS encoding cation acetate symporter has product MTSAPGIVAVVLVAVATLAIGTWGLRVSRTTSDFLVASRSVGPRLNASAIGGEYLSAASFLGVAGLVLTFGADMLWYPIGWTAGYLVLLVLVAAPLRRSGAYTLPDFAEARFGSRQVRAVCSVLVVAIGLLYLYPQFQGAGITLSSAVGAPTWVGPVVVGAVVLANVSSGGMRSITFVQAFQYWLKLWALLLPAAVLVTVWLSDGRPGASPALPADDWSAPLASGGGPGLYVTYSLVVATFLGTMGLPHVVVRFYTNPDGRAARRTTLVVLALLGLFYLLPPVYGALGRAYAAELAAAGRSDVLVLELPRLMVPGLLGEALTGLVTAGAFAAFLSTSSGLSIAVAGVLSQDVTGRSWRGRRLAGVTAFRVGAVVAVVVPLLMALAAPHVGVARAVGLAFAVAASTFCPLLVLGIWWRGLTAAGAIAGLAVGGLGSGAAVVATLAAAAPDGWPTVLVEQPAAWSVPLAFATMVGVSLATRARVPAHTRRFMVRLHTPEALDLDRG; this is encoded by the coding sequence GTGACCAGCGCCCCGGGCATCGTCGCGGTCGTGCTGGTCGCGGTGGCGACGCTGGCCATCGGCACCTGGGGGCTGCGGGTCTCGCGCACCACCAGCGACTTCCTCGTCGCCTCCCGCTCGGTCGGGCCGCGGCTGAACGCGAGCGCGATCGGCGGGGAGTACCTCTCGGCCGCCTCGTTCCTCGGCGTCGCCGGGCTCGTGCTGACCTTCGGCGCCGACATGCTGTGGTACCCGATCGGCTGGACCGCGGGCTACCTCGTCCTGCTCGTGCTGGTCGCCGCCCCGCTGCGCCGCTCGGGTGCCTACACGCTGCCGGACTTCGCCGAGGCGCGGTTCGGCTCCCGGCAGGTGCGGGCGGTCTGCTCGGTGCTGGTGGTCGCGATCGGGCTGCTCTACCTCTACCCGCAGTTCCAGGGCGCCGGGATCACGCTGAGCTCGGCGGTCGGGGCGCCGACGTGGGTGGGACCGGTGGTCGTCGGCGCGGTCGTGCTGGCCAACGTCAGCTCCGGCGGGATGCGCAGCATCACCTTCGTCCAGGCCTTCCAGTACTGGCTCAAGCTGTGGGCGCTGCTGCTGCCCGCCGCCGTCCTGGTGACCGTCTGGCTCTCCGACGGCCGCCCGGGGGCCTCGCCGGCGCTGCCCGCCGACGACTGGTCGGCGCCGCTGGCCTCCGGCGGCGGGCCGGGGCTCTACGTGACGTACTCCCTCGTCGTCGCGACCTTCCTCGGCACCATGGGCCTGCCGCACGTGGTCGTCCGCTTCTACACCAACCCCGACGGCCGCGCCGCCCGCCGCACCACCCTCGTCGTGCTCGCGCTGCTCGGGCTGTTCTACCTGCTGCCGCCGGTCTACGGCGCGCTCGGCCGGGCGTACGCCGCCGAGCTGGCCGCCGCCGGACGCTCCGACGTGCTGGTGCTCGAGCTGCCGCGGCTGATGGTCCCCGGGCTGCTCGGCGAGGCACTGACCGGGCTGGTCACCGCCGGCGCGTTCGCGGCCTTCCTCTCCACCTCCTCGGGGCTCTCGATCGCGGTCGCGGGCGTGCTGTCCCAGGACGTCACCGGCCGGTCCTGGCGCGGCCGGCGGCTGGCGGGCGTGACCGCCTTCCGGGTCGGCGCCGTCGTCGCGGTGGTCGTCCCGCTGCTGATGGCGCTGGCCGCGCCGCACGTCGGGGTGGCCCGGGCGGTCGGGCTCGCCTTCGCGGTCGCCGCCTCCACGTTCTGCCCGCTGCTGGTGCTCGGCATCTGGTGGCGCGGGCTCACCGCCGCCGGCGCGATCGCCGGGCTGGCCGTCGGCGGGCTCGGCTCGGGCGCCGCGGTCGTGGCGACCCTCGCGGCCGCTGCGCCCGACGGGTGGCCGACGGTGCTGGTCGAGCAGCCGGCCGCGTGGTCGGTGCCGCTCGCCTTCGCCACGATGGTCGGCGTCTCGCTGGCCACCCGGGCGCGGGTCCCCGCGCACACCCGCCGGTTCATGGTGCGGCTGCACACGCCGGAGGCGCTCGACCTCGACCGCGGCTGA
- a CDS encoding LytR/AlgR family response regulator transcription factor, giving the protein MRALVVDDERPALDELRFLLGQDARIREVLASDSATESLRILQETDVDVVFLDVQMPGLTGLELAAVLGRFRTPPAIVFVTAHEEHAVEAFDVRAVDYVLKPVRADRLAEAVRRVVEATRGQQGSGGDPAPARDDVSVAVERGGVTRFVDRSAISHVEAQGDYARLHVREGATGGSYLVRTPLSQLEEEWGPAGFVRIHRSLLVSLAHVAELRMDAGRCSVVVSGGTELGVSRRHTRELRDLLLRRSGA; this is encoded by the coding sequence ATGAGAGCACTCGTGGTCGACGACGAGCGGCCGGCGCTCGACGAGCTGCGCTTCCTGCTCGGCCAGGACGCCAGGATCCGCGAGGTGCTGGCCAGCGACTCCGCGACCGAGAGCCTGCGGATCCTCCAGGAGACGGACGTCGACGTGGTCTTCCTCGACGTGCAGATGCCCGGCCTCACCGGCCTCGAGCTCGCCGCGGTGCTCGGCCGCTTCCGCACGCCCCCCGCGATCGTCTTCGTCACCGCTCACGAGGAGCACGCGGTCGAGGCCTTCGACGTGCGCGCGGTCGACTACGTCCTCAAGCCGGTCCGCGCCGACCGCCTGGCCGAGGCGGTACGTCGCGTGGTGGAGGCGACCCGCGGGCAGCAGGGGTCCGGGGGCGACCCGGCGCCCGCGCGCGACGACGTCTCGGTGGCGGTCGAGCGGGGCGGGGTGACCCGCTTCGTCGACCGCTCCGCGATCAGCCACGTCGAGGCGCAGGGCGACTACGCCCGGCTGCACGTGCGCGAGGGCGCGACGGGCGGGTCCTACCTGGTGCGCACCCCGCTCTCCCAGCTGGAGGAGGAGTGGGGCCCGGCCGGCTTCGTGCGCATCCACCGCTCGCTGCTGGTCTCCCTCGCCCACGTCGCCGAGCTGCGGATGGACGCCGGGCGCTGCTCGGTCGTCGTGTCGGGCGGCACCGAGCTCGGCGTGAGCCGCCGGCACACCCGCGAGCTGCGCGACCTGCTGCTGCGCCGGTCGGGGGCATGA
- a CDS encoding sensor histidine kinase yields the protein MVRAWRRTHLGSEADRATFRALHSASLASPALREGLTPGSAERSIRHLRALLGTPALALTDSAGLLAWDGTGQHHEGRSPALAVATLERGATRSFDRADLPCAEAGCPVRTAVVSPLVVEERVVGTLQAFAPYPTAGLARATDEVAQWVSGQLELAELDASRRRLMEAEVRALRAQISPHFIYNSLGAIASFVRTDPDRARELLLEFADFTRYSFRRHGDFTTLAEELRSVERYLLLEQARFGERLQVTLGIAPEVLPVAVPFLCVQPLVENAVRHGLESAEGVGHIRISAHDRGQECVIEVEDDGVGEDPERVRRALAGDASLDSVGLGNVDARLRNAFGDDFGLVVETAPGAGTKVVVRVPKFAPGVHP from the coding sequence GTGGTCCGTGCCTGGCGCCGCACCCACCTCGGCAGCGAGGCCGACCGGGCGACGTTCCGCGCGCTGCACTCCGCCTCCCTCGCCAGCCCCGCCCTGCGCGAGGGGCTGACCCCGGGCTCGGCCGAGCGCAGCATCCGGCACCTGCGGGCGCTGCTCGGCACGCCGGCGCTCGCGCTCACCGACTCCGCCGGGCTGCTGGCCTGGGACGGCACCGGCCAGCACCACGAAGGCCGCTCCCCCGCGCTCGCCGTCGCCACGCTCGAGCGCGGCGCCACCCGCAGCTTCGACCGCGCCGACCTGCCGTGCGCCGAGGCCGGCTGCCCGGTCCGCACCGCGGTGGTCTCCCCGCTGGTCGTCGAGGAGCGGGTGGTCGGGACGCTCCAGGCCTTCGCGCCCTACCCCACCGCCGGGCTCGCCCGAGCCACCGACGAGGTCGCCCAGTGGGTCTCCGGGCAGCTCGAGCTCGCCGAGCTCGACGCCTCGCGCCGCCGGCTGATGGAGGCCGAGGTGCGCGCGCTGCGGGCGCAGATCAGCCCGCACTTCATCTACAACTCCCTCGGCGCGATCGCCAGCTTCGTGCGCACCGACCCCGACCGGGCGCGCGAGCTGCTGCTGGAGTTCGCCGACTTCACCCGCTACTCCTTCCGGCGGCACGGCGACTTCACCACGCTGGCCGAGGAGCTGCGCTCGGTCGAGCGCTACCTGCTGCTCGAGCAGGCGCGGTTCGGCGAGCGGCTCCAGGTGACCCTCGGCATCGCCCCCGAGGTGCTCCCCGTCGCCGTACCCTTCCTCTGCGTCCAGCCGCTCGTCGAGAACGCCGTGCGGCACGGCCTGGAGTCGGCCGAGGGCGTCGGGCACATCCGCATCTCCGCGCACGACCGCGGCCAGGAGTGCGTGATCGAGGTGGAGGACGACGGCGTGGGCGAGGACCCGGAGCGAGTACGGCGCGCGTTGGCCGGCGATGCCTCGCTGGACTCCGTCGGGCTCGGCAACGTCGACGCGCGGCTGCGCAACGCCTTCGGCGACGACTTCGGTCTGGTCGTGGAGACCGCCCCCGGTGCCGGCACGAAGGTCGTCGTGCGGGTGCCGAAGTTCGCCCCCGGGGTGCACCCGTGA
- a CDS encoding class I SAM-dependent methyltransferase: MADQPPATSPATGPATGPATGLARSFGAVADAYDRGRPSYPREAAAWLTGTEACTVLEVGAGTGKLTKVLAGLGHDVHATEPDPALLAVLKRDLPDVPVSESPAEDLPLPDASVDVVVAAQCFHWFDHERALPEIARVLRPGGRLALVWNLTDHRVPWVRRLGALIGTQEHRDDPAAAVVTSPHFGFVEDASFKHWQVVDRHSIRDLALSRSNVATLDPEAQAAKLAEVVGFYDEYGRGMDGMQLPYLARCFRATVVREDDGSAEEPEGERDPMTDTISDGTDTDMLLIDFR, encoded by the coding sequence CCTTCGGCGCCGTGGCGGACGCCTACGACCGCGGCCGGCCGTCGTACCCCCGCGAGGCGGCGGCCTGGCTGACCGGCACCGAGGCCTGCACGGTGCTCGAGGTCGGCGCCGGCACCGGCAAGCTGACCAAGGTCCTCGCCGGGCTCGGTCACGACGTGCACGCCACCGAGCCCGACCCGGCGCTGCTGGCGGTGCTCAAGCGGGACCTGCCCGACGTGCCGGTCAGCGAGTCGCCGGCCGAGGACCTCCCGCTGCCCGACGCCTCGGTCGACGTCGTGGTGGCCGCGCAGTGCTTCCACTGGTTCGACCACGAGCGGGCGCTGCCCGAGATCGCCCGGGTGCTGCGACCCGGCGGCAGGCTCGCGCTGGTCTGGAACCTCACCGACCACCGGGTCCCGTGGGTGCGCCGGCTCGGCGCCCTCATCGGCACCCAGGAGCACCGCGACGACCCGGCCGCGGCCGTGGTCACCTCCCCCCACTTCGGCTTCGTCGAGGACGCCTCCTTCAAGCACTGGCAGGTCGTCGACCGGCACTCGATCCGCGACCTCGCGCTCTCCCGGTCCAACGTCGCCACGCTCGACCCCGAGGCGCAGGCGGCGAAGCTCGCCGAGGTGGTGGGGTTCTACGACGAGTACGGCCGCGGGATGGACGGCATGCAGCTGCCCTACCTGGCCCGGTGCTTCCGGGCGACGGTCGTCCGCGAGGACGACGGGAGCGCCGAGGAGCCGGAGGGCGAGCGGGACCCGATGACCGACACCATCTCCGACGGCACCGACACCGACATGCTCCTCATCGACTTCCGCTGA